One Methanophagales archaeon DNA segment encodes these proteins:
- the cobN gene encoding cobaltochelatase subunit CobN produces KMKITAVMWGSDMPLLIEASKELGIELSAWSTHDVEDDAKREDCIKSFEHADVILLHPSNEEFWDELIERLNKDVPTISFGHDSSFWQLSNVPLEVVATVNAYHVYGGLENTKNMLHYIGKEVLELDYEYDAPKETMWQGIYHPDAKTAFESIEDYFAWYKPSRKHKVGILFFRTYWANGDLEIVDALIRELEKEFDVIPAFSYGAGDKELGAKPSSEVIDAFFMNRIDALINLQSVFNAAGEASAVNALKELDVPVFHPLMPYHTTEEEWRRGNQGLSSLEVGWSVAMPELEGVIEPIIIGALRRDSDDKFERHTQMEERVKKLVHRVKKWIALKDKPKSERRVAFILHNNPCAGVEATVGSGAHLDTLESVARILRRMKEEGYSTEPPEDGKALIDDIMSRKAISEFRWTTVDEIVSKGGALALITKEEYEKWFAKLSPAVREKTCSAWGYPPGEAMNGVPAAMVYDDKIVVTGVKYGNAVVCVQPKRGCAGSRCDGRVCKILHDPEVPPPHQYLATYHYLEAGFHADVIVHVGTHGNLEFLPGKSVALSESCYPDVAIGNLPHLYIYNSDNPPEGTIAKRRSYATIIDHMQTVMTESGLYGDLKELEDQIAEYNRTKTSDRARAHALEHIIIDLIRKTKLSEEIKLDKRLENGYSFEKIIELAHNAITRIYNTQIPDGMHIFGEIPHGSKKVEFINSILKHDSELRKIIIKLMGLDIEPSDAGSELLAMVDGIAKEFISAFLSGEEPLEAAKRILGDRLNVNVNADNKLSLLRQKVMDISARIEASDELGSLLHGFDAGYIEPGPSGLITRGNIEILPTGRNFYSLDPFKIPTKAAWEIGKRLADGVIRKYEEENGKLPENIAMYWMASDIMWADGEQLAQIMHLIGVEPVWEDGRVKGYRIIPLEELGRPRMDVTIRVSGITRDCFYNCIELLDEAIREVAMLDEPIEKNYLRKHILENVQENEDADGNEFARIFASKPGTYGNGVNLAVYASAWEKDKDLADVFVQWNSYAYGKKVFGIEAREALISQLKTVDLTFNKTVTDEYDLFGCCCYFGTYGGLTTAARELSGHAVSAYYGDTRDRDRIEVRTLADEIRRVVRTKLLNPKWIEGMKRHGYKGAGDISKRIGRVYGWEATTQEVDDWIFDDIARTFVLDADMRKFFEENNPWALEEVGRRLVEAYERGLWNADEEVINGLRGAYLEIEGWIEDKMGEVRGDFQGGAIDVITVEDVEVLAAKVKDIQKE; encoded by the coding sequence AAGATGAAGATAACAGCAGTAATGTGGGGCAGTGATATGCCCCTTTTAATAGAGGCAAGTAAGGAGCTCGGAATAGAGCTAAGCGCGTGGTCCACGCACGATGTGGAAGATGATGCAAAGCGAGAGGACTGTATAAAATCCTTTGAGCACGCGGACGTCATCCTCTTACACCCATCAAATGAAGAATTTTGGGATGAGCTAATCGAAAGGTTGAATAAAGATGTGCCAACAATCTCTTTCGGACATGATTCATCCTTCTGGCAGCTTTCAAACGTTCCTCTGGAGGTTGTTGCAACGGTCAATGCCTATCATGTGTATGGAGGGTTGGAAAACACGAAGAACATGCTTCACTATATCGGGAAAGAGGTTTTAGAGCTGGATTATGAATACGATGCCCCGAAGGAGACGATGTGGCAGGGGATATATCATCCAGATGCCAAAACTGCTTTTGAGAGCATAGAAGATTATTTCGCGTGGTATAAACCCTCACGGAAACACAAAGTCGGCATTCTATTCTTCAGAACCTACTGGGCAAATGGAGACCTTGAGATCGTGGATGCATTAATCCGCGAACTCGAAAAAGAGTTCGATGTGATTCCCGCCTTCTCTTACGGTGCAGGTGATAAAGAACTGGGTGCTAAACCGAGCAGCGAAGTCATTGATGCATTCTTTATGAACAGGATTGATGCACTAATAAACCTTCAATCGGTATTTAATGCCGCTGGTGAGGCTAGCGCGGTCAATGCACTGAAAGAACTTGATGTCCCGGTATTTCATCCTCTGATGCCGTACCACACGACCGAAGAAGAATGGCGAAGGGGAAATCAGGGATTGAGCAGCCTTGAAGTCGGCTGGAGTGTTGCGATGCCGGAATTGGAGGGTGTAATCGAACCGATAATTATAGGAGCTCTAAGAAGAGATAGCGATGACAAATTTGAGCGGCATACGCAGATGGAAGAGCGTGTGAAAAAGCTCGTGCATAGAGTGAAAAAATGGATAGCACTGAAAGATAAACCAAAGTCCGAGAGAAGAGTTGCATTTATCCTCCATAACAATCCCTGTGCAGGCGTTGAAGCAACGGTAGGTAGTGGTGCACATCTTGATACTTTAGAGAGTGTAGCGAGGATATTGAGGAGGATGAAAGAGGAGGGCTATTCTACCGAGCCACCGGAAGATGGTAAAGCGCTTATAGATGATATTATGAGCAGGAAGGCAATTTCAGAGTTCCGATGGACGACGGTGGACGAGATCGTAAGCAAGGGTGGTGCACTTGCACTGATCACCAAGGAGGAGTATGAGAAATGGTTCGCAAAGCTATCGCCCGCTGTCAGGGAGAAGACATGCTCCGCATGGGGATACCCGCCCGGTGAGGCAATGAATGGTGTTCCCGCAGCAATGGTCTATGATGATAAGATCGTGGTAACAGGCGTAAAATACGGAAATGCAGTGGTATGCGTGCAGCCGAAGCGTGGCTGTGCGGGTTCGCGCTGCGATGGCAGGGTATGTAAAATACTGCATGACCCGGAAGTTCCTCCGCCTCATCAATACCTCGCCACTTATCACTACTTAGAGGCTGGTTTTCATGCTGATGTCATCGTCCATGTAGGAACGCACGGCAACCTGGAATTTTTGCCTGGCAAGTCCGTCGCGCTCTCCGAGAGCTGTTATCCCGATGTTGCTATCGGGAATCTCCCACATCTGTATATCTACAATTCCGATAACCCGCCAGAAGGGACAATCGCAAAGCGGAGGAGCTATGCAACGATTATAGACCACATGCAGACCGTAATGACCGAAAGTGGCTTGTATGGCGATTTAAAAGAGCTTGAAGACCAGATTGCAGAATATAACAGGACAAAAACATCGGACAGGGCAAGAGCACATGCCTTAGAGCACATTATTATTGATTTGATAAGAAAAACGAAACTGTCAGAGGAGATAAAGCTTGATAAGAGGTTAGAGAATGGATATTCCTTTGAGAAGATAATAGAACTTGCACACAACGCTATCACACGCATATACAACACGCAGATTCCTGATGGCATGCATATCTTCGGTGAGATACCGCATGGCTCTAAAAAGGTTGAGTTCATCAATTCGATACTGAAGCATGACTCAGAGCTGAGGAAAATAATCATAAAACTTATGGGACTCGATATTGAGCCGTCAGATGCGGGAAGCGAGCTTTTAGCCATGGTGGATGGTATTGCAAAGGAGTTTATTTCTGCTTTCTTATCTGGAGAAGAACCTCTGGAAGCTGCGAAGAGAATATTGGGCGATAGACTAAATGTAAATGTAAATGCGGATAATAAGCTCTCTCTGCTGAGACAAAAGGTAATGGATATTTCTGCAAGGATAGAAGCATCAGACGAGCTGGGGAGTTTGCTCCATGGATTCGATGCCGGATACATCGAGCCAGGACCTTCAGGGCTTATAACAAGAGGAAACATAGAGATACTCCCAACTGGCAGGAACTTTTACTCGCTTGACCCTTTCAAGATACCAACAAAGGCTGCGTGGGAGATAGGTAAGCGACTTGCGGATGGTGTAATAAGGAAATACGAGGAGGAAAATGGAAAACTTCCGGAGAACATAGCAATGTACTGGATGGCATCGGACATCATGTGGGCGGATGGCGAGCAGCTCGCACAGATAATGCATTTAATCGGTGTGGAACCTGTCTGGGAAGATGGAAGGGTAAAAGGCTACAGGATAATTCCCTTAGAAGAACTCGGTCGTCCAAGGATGGATGTAACTATCAGAGTGAGTGGGATTACGAGAGACTGTTTTTATAACTGCATCGAGCTCTTAGACGAGGCGATACGGGAGGTCGCAATGCTTGATGAGCCCATAGAAAAGAACTATTTGAGAAAGCATATACTGGAGAATGTGCAAGAAAATGAAGATGCAGATGGGAATGAATTTGCACGGATATTCGCGAGTAAGCCCGGAACTTACGGTAATGGTGTGAATCTGGCGGTATATGCATCGGCTTGGGAGAAGGATAAGGACCTTGCAGATGTTTTTGTGCAATGGAACAGCTATGCCTATGGTAAGAAGGTTTTTGGGATTGAAGCGCGGGAAGCATTGATATCGCAGCTTAAAACCGTTGATTTGACATTTAATAAGACCGTTACAGATGAATACGACCTCTTTGGCTGCTGTTGCTATTTTGGAACGTACGGCGGGCTCACAACTGCTGCAAGAGAGCTCTCCGGGCATGCGGTCTCAGCATATTATGGTGATACGAGAGACCGCGACAGGATTGAGGTGAGGACGCTCGCAGATGAGATTCGGCGGGTTGTTAGAACAAAGCTCCTGAACCCGAAGTGGATAGAGGGGATGAAACGGCATGGATACAAGGGAGCAGGCGACATATCAAAACGAATAGGAAGAGTTTACGGCTGGGAAGCGACGACACAGGAAGTAGATGACTGGATATTCGATGATATAGCGAGGACTTTTGTTCTGGATGCGGATATGAGAAAGTTCTTTGAGGAGAACAACCCATGGGCGCTGGAAGAGGTAGGAAGAAGATTAGTGGAGGCTTATGAACGGGGGCTGTGGAACGCAGACGAAGAAGTGATAAATGGATTGAGGGGTGCATACCTTGAGATAGAAGGGTGGATAGAGGATAAGATGGGCGAGGTGCGAGGAGATTTTCAGGGAGGTGCGATAGATGTTATAACAGTGGAGGATGTCGAGGTATTGGCGGCTAAAGTGAAAGACATACAGAAGGAGTGA